One genomic region from Onychostoma macrolepis isolate SWU-2019 chromosome 23, ASM1243209v1, whole genome shotgun sequence encodes:
- the si:ch73-290k24.6 gene encoding LOW QUALITY PROTEIN: uncharacterized protein si:ch73-290k24.6 (The sequence of the model RefSeq protein was modified relative to this genomic sequence to represent the inferred CDS: inserted 1 base in 1 codon), with protein sequence MEYHSSGTLPLLGSPRYCPGTNSASGYLCQTGHCCQETGCCTYYYELWWFWLLWSVLILFSCCCAYRHRQAKQRVQQQQRQREINLMAYHGACSYPSSMFDLSFLASLKLPSYEEVAAQXQHPAPPYSSVAYPRGSAHPGPSHMLSSQSSDNYTSCSCDSCCPSSPCSSSPSSAQLTDETDTSHASTPSLCEPGHTHSAVMHTECVPIPPISEGGQSPTQSTAEVVEVELPSSAPLDSKGNNKPVKNITSSTDNITETLDASQTISANNICDANSANNINSPNSKNITSLCHPTPPSSSSSLQLFSMSDPLGVHTEQQNNVAQREEPAQAPPPQSPPRTALFSPGIEPERRDSAVSDLDVDQTHFQQRRLTGDSGIEVCRCRVEREEEDDDEEEEEEEGGHLPAESANGTGDALHDSPDCSARARADGGGKEAWPVSSVAPPTDTVVIAMETD encoded by the exons ATGGAGTACCACAGTTCAGGGACGCTGCCTCTCCTGGGCAGCCCGCGCTACTGTCCCGGCACCAACAGCGCCAGCGGCTACCTCTGCCAGACCGGCCACTGCTGCCAGGAGACGGGCTGCTGCACCTACTACTATGAGCTGTGGT GGTTTTGGCTGCTGTGGAGCGTCCTCATCCTGTTCAGCTGCTGCTGCGCGTATCGTCACCGGCAGGCAAAGCAGCGCgtccagcagcagcagagaCAGAGGGAGATCAACCTCATGGCTTATCACGGAGCCTGCAGTTACCCGTCATCCATGTTTGACCTCA GTTTCCTCGCCTCACTCAAACTGCCGTCCTATGAGGAAGTAGCAGCCC CCCAGCACCCCGCCCCTCCCTACAGCTCCGTTGCCTATCCACGAGGCTCCGCCCACCCCGGCCCAAGTCACATGCTGTCATCGCAGAGCTCTGACAACTACACCAGCTGCTCCTGCGACTCCTGCTGTCCGTCATCGCCCTGTAGCTCCTCCCCTTCTTCGGCCCAACTCACAGACGAAACTGATACTAGCCACGCCTCCACACCCTCCCTCTGCGAGCCTGGCCACACCCACTCAGCAGTCATGCACACTGAGTGCGTTCCCATACCGCCAATCAGCGAAGGCGGCCAATCGCCAACACAAAGCACAGCCGAGGTCGTGGAGGTGGAGCTTCCAAGCTCCGCCCCTCTGGATTCCAAGGGGAACAACAAACCAGTGAAGAACATCACTAGTAGCACAGATAACATTACTGAAACACTAGACGCATCCCAAACTATTAGTGCTAACAATATCTGCGATGCAAACAGCGCTAATAACATTAACAGTCCAAATTCAAAGAATATCACCAGCCTTTGTCATCCGACTCCACCATCCTCCTCATCGTCTCTCCAGCTCTTCTCTATGTCTGACCCACTTGGTGTTCATACCGAGCAGCAGAATAACGTAGCTCAGAGGGAGGAGCCTGCACAGGCCCCGCCCCCTCAGTCTCCGCCCAGAACTGCTCTCTTTTCTCCCGGCATTGAACCAGAGCGCCGCGATTCCGCCGTGAGCGATCTGGACGTAGACCAAACGCACTTCCAGCAGCGACGGCTGACTGGCGACTCCGGCATCGAGGTCTGCCGCTGCCGTGTAGAACGTGAAGAGGAGGATGacgatgaagaagaagaagaagaagaaggaggaCACTTACCCGCGGAGTCGGCCAATGGAACGGGAGACGCTCTTCATGATAGTCCGGACTGTTCCGCCAGAGCCAGAGCGGATGGGGGCGGGAAAGAGGCGTGGCCTGTTTCATCAGTGGCTCCGCCCACTGACACAGTCGTCATCGCCATGGAAACTGACTGA
- the LOC131532047 gene encoding steroid 17-alpha-hydroxylase/17,20 lyase produces MRSIMCSVSVCCCAALLLLLLLLLRCMLGRHSVPCLPRVPVLGSLLHLRSSLPPHLLLTQLSHRYGPLFGLYAGPYFTLVVSEISLVREVLLQRGREFAGRPKMVTTDVLTQGGKDIAFADYSPLWKNHRRLVHNSFMLFGEGSVKLQTIVQEAADDLCEELQSCRGQSSDLSPVLMRAVTNVICRLVFSSSYQRNDPELLTVMDYNDGIVQTIARGGLVDIFPWLRIFPNKDLKKLKQCVSVRDKLLHRKLLEHKMTLTPGEPRDLLDALLIGQMNGSGAEDDITEEHVLMTAAEAFGAGVETTSTTLLWTIAFLLHHPQVQERVHSELDECVGQARAPSLSDRSRLPLLDAVLCEVMRIRPVSPVLIPHVAMQDTSLGGHSVPKGTRVLVNMWAIHHDPKHWDEPEQFRPERFLDSSGRRVTPGSFLPFGAGPRVCVGESLARTELFLFASRLLQRFHFSVPPGASPPELQGRFGVVLQPQSYSVTVTPRH; encoded by the exons ATGAGGAGCATCATGTGTTCAGTGAGCGTGTGCTGCTGCGCtgctctgctgctgctgctgctgctgctgctcagGTGCATGCTGGGAAGGCACTCGGTGCCGTGTCTGCCGCGGGTGCCAGTGTTGGGCAGTCTGCTGCACCTGCGCTCGTCTCTGCCTCCTCACCTGCTcctcacacagctgtcacacaGGTACGGCCCTCTGTTTGGCCTGTACGCCGGTCCATACTTCACACTGGTGGTCAGCGAGATCAGTCTGGTCAGAGAAGTGCTGCTGCAGCGCGGCCGAGAGTTCGCCGGACGGCCAAAGATG GTGACCACAGATGTGTTGACTCAGGGTGGGAAGGATATCGCGTTTGCAGACTACAGTCCGCTGTGGAAGAACCATCGGCGCCTGGTGCACAACTCCTTCATGCTGTTCGGCGAGGGATCTGTCAAACTACAGACCATTG tTCAGGAGGCTGCAGACGATCTGTGCGAGGAGCTCCAGTCCTGCAGGGGTCAGAGTTCAGATCTCAGCCCGGTTCTGATGCGGGCTGTCACTAACGTCATCTGCAGACTGGTGTTCAGCTCCTCGTACCAGCGCAATGACCCCGAGCTCCTGACCGTCATGGACTACAACGACGGCATCGTCCAGACCATCGCCAGAGGAGGACTCGTGGACATCTTTCCCTGGCTGAGA ATTTTCCCCAACAAGGATCTAAAGAAGCTGAAGCAGTGCGTTTCAGTGAGAGACAAACTCCTGCACAGAAAACTGCTGGAGCAcaag ATGACCCTCACGCCCGGAGAGCCTCGAGACCTGCTGGACgctcttctgattggtcagatgaaTGGTTCAGGTGCGGAGGATGACATCACGGAGGAACATGTGCTGATGACGGCGGCGGAGGCGTTTGGAGCCGGTGTGGAGACGACCTCCACCACACTGCTGTGGACCATAGCCTTCCTCCTGCACCACCCACAG gtgcaGGAGCGTGTTCACTCAGAGCTGGATGAGTGTGTGGGTCAGGCTCGTGCTCCATCTCTGAGCGATCGCTCTCGTCTGCCGCTCCTGGACGCCGTTCTCTGTGAGGTGATGCGGATCCGTCCCGTCAGCCCTGTCCTCATACCGCATGTTGCTATGCAGGACACCAG TTTGGGGGGTCACTCTGTTCCTAAAGGAACGCGTGTGCTGGTGAACATGTGGGCGATTCACCATGACCCCAAACACTGGGACGAGCCTGAGCAATTCAGACCCG AGCGGTTCCTGGACTCGTCGGGGAGGAGAGTGACTCCGGGTAGCTTCCTGCCGTTCGGAGCCGGTCCGCGGGTCTGTGTGGGAGAATCTCTGGCCAGAACCGAGCTCTTTCTGTTCGCCAGCCGCCTCCTGCAGCGCTTCCACTTCAGCGTCCCACCGGGGGCTTCTCCTCCCGAGCTGCAGGGACGATTCGGTGTAGTGCTCCAGCCTCAGAGCTACAGCGTCACAGTCACACCAcgacactga
- the egr4 gene encoding early growth response protein 4, which translates to MLNTVDFSALDLLCAQTFPLEGQSAVQNQPDAACGLLKPKAEPLDAGFPDCSNDGFPPSPLTYTGSFYAETGPYSADALLSILTEIVGISDNFSGNSRGSALSRQESLLSTGSSLGSPESLCNDSLDEFAEANSRVKSEFGGGSCCNGGDLFDGFASHEPSDLDDIIDLLSPLGPETDSVLDTWIKQEPLEQASALNFQIPVAAHENSLYRTISYPCATTAFLDSLLATNTRSAKPRGRKGAAREKPFSCPIENCERRFSRSDELNRHVRIHTGHKPFQCRVCLRCFSRSDHLTTHMRTHTGEKPFSCDVCGRRFARSDERKRHGRVHLKQRERMQQKTELLAAACAFSLPGLA; encoded by the exons ATGCTGAACACCGTGGACTTCAGCGCTTTGGATCTTCTTTGCGCACAAACCTTTCCTCTGGAGGGACAATCCGCCGTTCAGAATCAACCTGATGCTG CTTGCGGTTTGTTGAAGCCCAAAGCAGAGCCGCTGGACGCCGGTTTCCCTGACTGCTCCAACGACGGCTTCCCGCCGTCGCCGCTCACCTACACCGGCAGCTTCTACGCGGAGACCGGGCCGTACAGCGCAGACGCGCTTCTCAGCATCCTGACGGAGATCGTCGGCATCTCCGATAACTTCTCCGGTAACTCTCGCGGAAGCGCGCTGTCGCGCCAGGAGTCGCTGTTATCCACCGGCAGCTCGCTGGGCTCGCCGGAATCGCTGTGCAACGACTCCTTGGACGAATTCGCGGAGGCGAACTCCCGCGTCAAGAGCGAGTTTGGCGGCGGCAGCTGCTGCAACGGCGGCGATCTGTTCGACGGATTCGCTTCCCACGAGCCGTCAGACCTGGATGACATCATTGACCTGCTCTCTCCATTGGGTCCCGAGACCGACTCGGTTTTGGACACGTGGATCAAGCAAGAGCCTCTGGAACAGGCGAGCGCGCTAAACTTCCAGATTCCCGTCGCGGCGCATGAGAACAGCCTCTACCGGACCATCTCGTACCCATGCGCCACGACCGCGTTCCTGGACTCGCTGCTGGCCACCAACACGCGGAGCGCCAAACCGCGCGGCAGGAAGGGCGCGGCGCGCGAGAAGCCGTTCTCCTGCCCCATTGAGAACTGCGAGCGCCGCTTCTCGCGCTCCGACGAGCTCAATCGCCACGTGCGCATCCACACCGGCCACAAGCCCTTCCAGTGCCGCGTCTGCCTGCGCTGCTTCAGCCGCAGCGACCACCTCACCACCCACATGCGCACGCACACCGGCGAGAAGCCGTTCTCCTGCGACGTGTGCGGGCGCCGCTTCGCGCGCAGCGACGAGAGGAAGCGGCACGGACGCGTGCATCTCAAGCAACGTGAGAGGATGCAGCAGAAGACGGAGCTCCTGGCCGCGGCGTGCGCGTTTTCCCTCCCCGGACTCGCGTAA